In the genome of candidate division KSB1 bacterium, one region contains:
- a CDS encoding DegT/DnrJ/EryC1/StrS family aminotransferase, with protein sequence MEIRIPCSELKIQYENIKAEIKLAFDEVFESSWFILGKQVELFEQEFAEYCGARYGIGVGSGTEALHLALLACGVQPGDEVITVSNTAVPTVSAISFAQAKPVFVDIDPLSYTMDPGAIEAKITPRTRVILPVHLYGQAADMDPIMEIAHRYGLKVIEDACQAHGAAYRGHRVGAIGDLGCFSFYPSKNLGAYGDGGMVVTNDPELADHLKLLRNYGQRKRYYHDIKGFNSRLDELQAAFLRKKLRYLDQWNARRRHLANQYEKLLDDHVVKPVEASYAYHIYHLYVIRCQCREQLQRYLLDHGIQTLIHYPVPVHLQQAYQDLNLPPGSLPITEQYAAEILSLPMFPELTDEQVSIVADAINRFYR encoded by the coding sequence ATGGAAATAAGAATCCCGTGTTCTGAATTGAAAATTCAATACGAGAATATCAAAGCCGAAATCAAACTTGCGTTTGATGAAGTGTTCGAATCGAGCTGGTTTATTTTAGGCAAGCAGGTAGAGTTGTTCGAGCAGGAATTTGCAGAGTACTGTGGAGCGCGGTATGGCATTGGGGTTGGTTCTGGGACTGAGGCGCTTCATCTGGCGTTGTTGGCATGTGGAGTCCAACCTGGCGATGAAGTGATCACGGTTTCTAATACTGCAGTGCCAACCGTCTCGGCGATTTCGTTCGCCCAGGCAAAGCCAGTTTTTGTCGATATTGACCCATTGAGTTATACCATGGATCCAGGTGCGATCGAAGCCAAAATTACTCCCAGGACACGCGTCATTCTACCGGTTCATCTCTATGGTCAGGCAGCCGATATGGATCCGATTATGGAGATCGCTCATCGCTACGGTCTTAAAGTGATCGAAGATGCTTGTCAGGCTCACGGCGCTGCCTATCGCGGTCATAGGGTCGGCGCAATCGGCGATCTGGGCTGCTTTAGTTTTTATCCATCGAAGAACCTCGGCGCCTACGGCGATGGAGGAATGGTGGTAACCAATGATCCAGAATTGGCTGATCATTTGAAGTTGCTGCGAAATTACGGGCAACGCAAACGTTATTATCACGACATCAAGGGGTTCAATAGCCGGTTGGATGAACTACAAGCAGCTTTTTTGCGAAAGAAATTGCGTTATCTCGACCAGTGGAACGCTCGCCGGCGCCACCTCGCCAATCAATATGAAAAGTTGCTCGATGATCACGTGGTGAAACCAGTTGAAGCAAGTTACGCCTACCATATTTATCACCTTTACGTCATCCGCTGCCAGTGTCGGGAACAATTGCAGCGGTATTTGTTAGATCATGGTATCCAGACGCTGATCCATTATCCCGTGCCGGTCCACTTGCAGCAGGCATATCAGGACTTGAATTTACCTCCAGGGTCTTTGCCCATCACGGAGCAATACGCTGCCGAAATCCTTTCATTGCCCATGTTTCCCGAACTAACCGATGAACAGGTGAGCATCGTGGCTGATGCAATCAATCGATTTTATCGCTGA